Proteins encoded in a region of the Planococcus citri chromosome 1, ihPlaCitr1.1, whole genome shotgun sequence genome:
- the LOC135848055 gene encoding mucin-2-like, translated as MVTMKIYTQAGTFSDDSGISVNEKRDHSTADPNAPFKLKKVDTEPNVSDAPKPGNGMYITKGGSSQHKFKLKLPFGCMSASTSGINTTPPSTPRRSVKRKLMSSPSPARLTFVRDSPTSSSSRSSPISSPSRAAAEFLYLRAVSSLSKVAASFRPRHQTNVQRTPTPQRTPTPLRSMTVQRTPTPQRSMTVQRTPTPQRSMTVQRTPTPLRSVTVQRTPQSTLRFKPQATRISPSSRNRTNMNDEEAPSYLTLNFDQFSKFQDVGTYL; from the exons ATGGTCACCATGAAAATTTACACTCAAGCAG GTACTTTCAGTGATGATTCTGGAATAAGCGTAAACGAGAAACGTGACCATTCCACTG CCGATCCAAATGCACCATTTAAATTGAAGAAAGTCGATACGGAGCCGAACGTATCTGATGCGCCGAAACCAGGTAATGGAATGTACATTACTAAAG GAGGTAGTTCGCAGCACAAATTCAAACTAAAGTTACCTTTCGGGTGTATGAGTGCTTCGACCAGCGGAATAAATACTACACCTCCAAGTACCCCGAGACGCTCTGTTAAGAGGAAGTTAATGAGTAGTCCGTCTCCGGCTAGACTAACATTTGTTCGTGATTCACCGACCAGTTCATCCAGTCGTTCATCACCGATCAGTTCCCCGAGTCGTGCAGCGGCTGAGTTTTTGTATCTCCGTGCTGTATCATCGCTTAGTAAGGTAGCGGCCTCATTTCGACCTCGCCATCAAACGAATGTGCAAAGAACTCCGACTCCGCAAAGAACACCGACTCCGCTAAGATCAATGACTGTGCAAAGAACACCGACTCCGCAAAGATCAATGACTGTGCAAAGAACACCGACTCCGCAAAGATCAATGACTGTGCAAAGAACACCGACTCCGCTAAGATCAGTGACTGTGCAAAGAACACCTCAAAGTACATTACGTTTCAAACCGCAGGCAACTAGAATATCTCCATCATCGAGAAATCGTACGAATATGAATGATGAAGAAGCACCATCGTATCTTACTTTAAACttcgatcaattttcaaaatttcaagatgttGGTACGTATCTGTAA
- the LOC135847733 gene encoding uncharacterized protein LOC135847733 yields the protein MKMYSNQSNVVPCDPANDRRSGTRDQNVKYATGKPPLSPSFKLCNVNRIATWNVRGMMTTGKLQIVERELLRYRIPICGISETHYTQTGHFNGHDYVVYASSSDTTHQRSVAVLVAKEFSHTVKSYHAISERVILVRLNTNPVSLNLIQVYAPTADADEEELKRFYGELTDTLESLPRREMTIILGDFNAKIGDTSNDHHLRGIVGRFGIGDRNERGEDLIQFAVESDMSIVNSMYQQHPRRLVTWVAPRDRFRNQIDYILINKRWKSSCQNAKTLPGAECGSDHRMLMMELRLKLRIPRKKPALPVMRVTKPDALCRALNQSLESAEDSTDFEPSATADQQWNNLKKHVQEAYSSTHSPNAAKKWKHWFSDESIAAIEERRNIPRDAEYQQKKKQLTQQINKLARRDKNIYVGSMCEEIESHAEKNETRLLFQKIRSVTREFKVSTQIIRDENGQIKTDAEEIAEVWRRYCQKLYSEDSTSGSEPRTCSSDFSTSASSFGASSSDFSANASNPCASSSNFGTSASDFSASSSDFGANVSNFCTSASDFSASTRDPRTHSRNFGANSSDSGASTSDPRTMTHMGLARDPHATRMGLASNSPATRMVLASDSPATRMVLASNSPATRMGPTWDPHGTPTGLARASSSDPRAHGSDTLDNIEEKEPSILYEEVLKAMEYLKNNKAPGPDNIPAEVFKTGSIEVTRRIHLICNHVWQTGEWPDDWTQSTYITLYKKGSPENCENYRTISLISHASKVLLKIIYDRLYPLMQSEIPPEQAGFTKGRGTREQILNVRMLIEKAREYNVPAVLCFVDYKKAFDCVQWQKLWRILLEMGAPKHLVWLIKQLYEKGSANVRANRTTSGKFHPEKGVRQGCILSPLLFNIYGEYIIRETLQKIRDDLGGADEWPGGVLIGGRRITNLRYADDTTLVASSIEYMSVLLKCLEEVSAKYGLLINTTKTKMMVIDRPSNNLPEIQDVGGIEVVKRFSYLGSVIENTGGCEAEIRHRCQLTKTAMTRLKRIWSDSAISKALKIRLVNALVFSVFLYASETWTIREGDRRRIDAMEMWCWRRLLRVPWTAKRTNASILREIGVTKRLSSVVLSRILKYFGRLTRADAMEAIFVQGKVDGARARGRSSTRWTDSIRKATGCSFAECVRSAQDREPWRTITRRIM from the coding sequence ATGAAAATGTACAGTAATCAGAGTAATGTTGTGCCATGCGATCCGGCTAACGACCGGCGTTCTGGCACCCGGGACCAGAATGTGAAATATGCGACCGGAAAACCACCACTATCACCATCTTTCAAACTATGTAATGTGAATCGAATTGCTACATGGAATGTACGCGGAATGATGACCACTGGAAAGTTACAGATCGTCGAAAGAGAACTGCTCAGGTACCGAATACCAATCTGCGGAATATCCGAGACCCATTACACACAGACTGGGCACTTCAATGGACACGACTACGTGGTATACGCGTCAAGCAGCGACACAACCCACCAAAGAAGTGTCGCTGTGCTGGTAGCTAAAGAGTTCAGCCATACTGTCAAGAGCTACCATGCAATCAGTGAACGGGTCATTCTAGTGCGTCTGAACACCAATCCTGTCAGCCTCAACTTGATCCAAGTGTACGCGCCTACAGCCGATGCGGACGAGGAAGAGCTGAAGAGATTCTATGGCGAGCTTACCGACACACTGGAGTCACTACCCCGCAGAGAAATGACCATCATCCTGGGAGATTTCAACGCGAAAATCGGAGACACCTCTAATGATCACCACCTGCGCGGAATCGTCGGAAGATTTGGCATCGGAGATCGCAACGAGAGAGGCGAAGATCTCATTCAGTTTGCTGTGGAATCAGATATGTCAATAGTCAACTCCATGTATCAACAGCATCCAAGAAGACTGGTGACATGGGTAGCTCCAAGGGACCGATTCCGGAACCAAATTGACTACATACTGATCAACAAACGTTGGAAATCTTCGTGCCAAAATGCCAAAACACTGCCAGGAGCAGAATGCGGATCAGATCACCGAATGCTCATGATGGAACTCCGTTTGAAGCTGCGAATACCTAGGAAAAAGCCAGCATTGCCAGTGATGAGAGTCACAAAGCCAGATGCTCTCTGCAGAGCACTCAATCAATCTCTGGAAAGTGCAGAAGACAGCACTGATTTTGAACCCAGTGCAACAGCTGATCAGCAATGGAACAATCTGAAGAAGCATGTTCAAGAAGCTTATTCCAGCACCCATTCGCCAAATGCTGCAAAAAAATGGAAGCACTGGTTCTCTGATGAATCCATAGCAGCGATTGAAGAGCGCAGAAACATTCCACGTGATGCAGAGTACCAGCAGAAGAAGAAACAGCTTACTCAGCAGATCAATAAGCTCGCGCGACGTGATAAGAACATCTACGTTGGCTCCATGTGTGAAGAAATCGAGTCTCATGCTGAGAAAAATGAAACGCGCCTCCTGTTCCAGAAGATCCGCTCAGTAACCAGAGAATTCAAGGTTAGCACACAGATCATTCGAGATGAAAATGGCCAGATCAAGACAGATGCAGAGGAGATTGCCGAAGTGTGGCGGAGATACTGCCAAAAATTATACAGTGAGGATAGTACTTCTGGCAGCGAACCTCGCACCTGTTCCAGTGATTTCAGCACCAGTGCCAGCAGTTTTGGTGCCAGTTCCAGTGATTTCAGTGCCAATGCCAGCAATCCGTGTGCTAGTTCCAGCAACTTTGGCACCAGTGCCAGTGATTTCAGCGCCAGTTCCAGCGACTTTGGCGCAAATGTCAGCAATTTCTGCACCAGTGCCAGTGATTTTAGTGCCAGTACCAGAGATCCACGCACTCATTCCAGAAACTTTGGCGCAAATTCCAGTGATTCCGGCGCCAGTACCAGCGATCCACGCACCATGACTCACATGGGACTCGCAAGGGACCCGCATGCGACCCGAATGGGACTCGCAAGCAACTCGCCAGCAACCCGCATGGTACTCGCAAGCGACTCGCCAGCGACCCGCATGGTACTCGCAagcaactcgccagcgactCGCATGGGACCCACATGGGACCCTCATGGGACTCCCACGGGACTTGCACGCGCCAGTTCCAGTGATCCGCGCGCCCATGGCAGTGATACACTGGACAACATTGAAGAAAAAGAACCTTCAATCCTCTACGAAGAGGTCCTCAAAGCCATGGAATACCTAAAAAACAACAAAGCTCCTGGCCCTGACAACATCCCCGCCGAAGTCTTCAAAACTGGCAGCATCGAAGTCACCAGAAGAATCCATCTCATCTGCAATCACGTATGGCAAACTGGAGAATGGCCAGACGATTGGACCCAGTCAACTTACATCACATTGTACAAGAAAGGCTCACCAGAGAACTGTGAAAATTATCGCACCATATCGCTCATCTCTCACGCCAGTAAAGTGCTCCTGAAAATCATCTATGATCGTTTGTATCCACTCATGCAGTCTGAAATCCCACCAGAACAGGCCGGATTCACCAAAGGAAGAGGTACCAGAGAGCAAATCCTCAACGTTAGAATGCTCATTGAAAAAGCTCGTGAGTACAACGTTCCTGCGGTGCTCTGCTTCGTGGACTACAAAAAAGCATTCGATTGTGTCCAGTGGCAGAAATTATGGCGGATTCTGCTGGAGATGGGCGCTCCAAAACATCTCGTGTGGCTGATCAAACAACTCTACGAGAAGGGATCAGCTAATGTCCGCGCCAACAGGACAACATCCGGGAAGTTTCACCCAGAAAAAGGAGTTCGCCAAGGCTGCATACTGTCTCCTcttctgttcaacatctacggAGAGTACATCATCCGGGAGACACTGCAGAAGATCAGAGATGACTTGGGTGGAGCTGATGAATGGCCCGGAGGTGTCTTGATAGGTGGCCGACGGATCACCAACCTCCGGTATGCCGACGATACCACTCTGGTAGCCTCCAGTATCGAGTACATGTCAGTGCTGCTCAAGTGCCTGGAGGAAGTCAGCGCAAAATATGGCCTACTCATCAACACGACGAAAACAAAGATGATGGTAATTGACCGGCCATCCAACAACTTGCCAGAGATCCAGGATGTCGGAGGAATCGAAGTTGTCAAGAGATTCTCCTACCTTGGATCCGTCATCGAGAACACCGGTGGATGTGAAGCTGAAATCCGTCACCGTTGCCAACTGACCAAAACTGCGATGACTCGTTTGAAGCGAATATGGAGCGATTCGGCAATAAGCAAGGCGCTCAAAATTCGACTCGTCAATGCGCTGGTCTTCTCTGTCTTCCTGTACGCGTCGGAGACTTGGACTATTCGCGAAGGAGATCGAAGACGGATCGATGCCATGGAAATGTGGTGCTGGAGGCGACTTCTCAGAGTTCCTTGGACGGCTAAAAGAACAAACGCCTCCATACTTCGAGAAATTGGTGTCACCAAGCGCCTATCTTCGGTGGTACTTAGTCGGATACTGAAGTACTTCGGACGGCTGACGAGAGCTGATGCCATGGAGGCGATATTTGTGCAAGGAAAAGTAGACGGAGCGAGAGCCAGAGGAAGATCTTCGACTCGATGGACTGACTCGATTCGCAAAGCGACTGGCTGCAGCTTTGCCGAATGCGTGAGAAGCGCGCAGGATAGGGAGCCGTGGCGCACGATTACCCGCAGGATTATGTAA